One Halorientalis litorea DNA segment encodes these proteins:
- a CDS encoding glutathione S-transferase N-terminal domain-containing protein, with product MPNLELYELEGCPYCAKVTKKLDELGLDYESHMVPRSHSERTEVEAVSGQTGVPVLVDPDHDVEGMPESDDIVAYLEETYGN from the coding sequence ATGCCGAATCTCGAACTCTACGAGCTAGAGGGCTGTCCGTACTGCGCGAAAGTGACGAAGAAACTCGACGAACTCGGACTCGACTACGAGTCACACATGGTGCCCCGGAGCCACAGCGAACGCACCGAGGTCGAGGCCGTCAGCGGGCAAACCGGCGTGCCCGTCCTCGTCGACCCGGACCACGACGTCGAGGGAATGCCCGAGAGCGACGACATCGTCGCCTACCTCGAAGAGACGTACGGAAACTGA
- a CDS encoding transcriptional regulator, whose amino-acid sequence MSRSALVGNVTAMMRDAGFLVSDRCAIRPKSFDVAARRGEDTVLLKILGNIDAFNAATGAEMRRLGEYLEATPLVVGLRTRDEELKPGVVYFRHGVPVLSPDTAMDLFVEEVPPLIYAAPGGLYVNIDSEILADVRQDRDWSLGRLAQELGVSRRTVSKYEDGMDASVEVAAQLEDLFEAPLTAPVDVLDDDDAVHDDEPTPEDPDPEPEDEPVVAVLTRVGFDVHPTERAPFRTISEDERRESRMLTGHSEFTETAEKRARIMSSVGHVTETTSIYVVDRAPRESVDGTAIIEREEIERVSDVEDLKDLIKERADEPNPA is encoded by the coding sequence ATGTCACGATCCGCACTGGTCGGCAACGTCACCGCGATGATGCGGGACGCGGGGTTTCTCGTGAGCGACCGGTGTGCGATTCGCCCCAAGAGTTTCGACGTCGCCGCGCGGCGCGGCGAGGACACCGTCCTGTTGAAGATACTCGGGAATATCGACGCCTTCAACGCCGCGACGGGTGCCGAGATGCGCCGCCTCGGCGAGTATCTGGAGGCGACGCCGCTGGTCGTGGGACTCAGAACCCGCGACGAGGAACTCAAACCCGGCGTCGTCTACTTCCGCCACGGCGTGCCGGTCCTCTCGCCCGACACCGCGATGGACCTGTTCGTCGAGGAGGTGCCGCCGCTCATCTACGCCGCGCCCGGCGGCCTGTACGTCAACATCGACAGCGAGATACTGGCCGACGTGCGCCAGGACCGCGACTGGTCGCTCGGCCGCCTCGCGCAGGAACTCGGCGTCTCCCGACGTACCGTCTCGAAGTACGAGGACGGGATGGACGCCTCCGTCGAAGTCGCCGCGCAACTCGAGGACCTCTTCGAGGCACCGCTGACCGCGCCGGTCGACGTACTGGACGACGACGACGCCGTCCACGACGACGAACCGACGCCGGAGGACCCCGACCCCGAACCCGAGGACGAACCGGTCGTCGCCGTCCTCACGCGCGTCGGTTTCGATGTCCACCCGACCGAACGCGCCCCCTTCCGCACCATCAGCGAGGACGAACGCCGCGAGTCGCGGATGCTCACCGGCCACTCCGAGTTCACCGAGACGGCCGAAAAGCGCGCCCGCATCATGTCCTCGGTGGGGCACGTCACCGAGACCACGTCCATCTACGTCGTCGACCGCGCGCCGCGCGAATCGGTCGACGGCACCGCTATCATCGAACGCGAGGAGATAGAGCGCGTCTCCGATGTCGAGGACCTCAAGGACCTCATCAAAGAGCGGGCCGACGAACCGAACCCTGCCTAG
- a CDS encoding CBS domain-containing protein: protein MTETHVSDVMEKAVRSGPSSVPVTAAVTEFTRHDIGSIVAVDEETGDLKGIVTKSDIFEVVSEGADLSAVALSDIMSTPVVTIASDESVVTAAERMKAHSVRRLPVVENGDLVGVVTTKDLTHHIPELVDDGRPRHEARNDG from the coding sequence ATGACAGAGACCCACGTATCCGACGTGATGGAGAAGGCTGTCCGGTCGGGGCCGAGTAGCGTCCCGGTCACGGCGGCAGTCACGGAGTTCACTCGTCACGATATCGGGTCGATCGTGGCCGTCGATGAGGAGACGGGAGACTTGAAGGGTATCGTGACGAAGTCGGACATCTTCGAGGTCGTCAGCGAAGGGGCCGACCTCTCGGCGGTGGCACTGAGCGACATCATGTCGACGCCAGTCGTGACGATAGCGAGCGACGAGTCGGTCGTGACCGCAGCCGAGCGGATGAAGGCGCACTCGGTCCGACGGCTCCCGGTCGTCGAGAACGGTGACCTCGTCGGTGTCGTGACGACGAAAGACCTCACACACCACATCCCGGAACTAGTCGACGACGGACGGCCTCGACACGAGGCGCGCAACGACGGCTAG